A genomic stretch from Bacteroidetes Order II. bacterium includes:
- the cmr1 gene encoding type III-B CRISPR module RAMP protein Cmr1 has product METLTYTCEVISPMFLTGADGDTPELRPSSLKGAMRFWWRALNGHLPLTDRTEKRRDETIFIRTGLKTRETQIFGGAGGGQDAQRSSFSIQIRATEVDIQSEALVPHKRFMKAKAFTTGSAFEVIFRFPKGYKISAKENEKEIIFDQEKLDALFRLTCILGELGKRVRRGMGSVSVESISMPTLFKYISVMTPFYKREDNLIVNIFKGRIEDYGVIEEIEIGTPTEVAPFLLKVSEATHHGKAKHKESYEVSMRHAIPLDIWKSCRNFILLR; this is encoded by the coding sequence ATGGAAACTTTAACCTATACCTGCGAAGTCATTAGCCCTATGTTCCTGACTGGCGCTGATGGAGATACACCAGAACTTCGACCTTCCAGTTTGAAAGGAGCTATGCGTTTTTGGTGGCGTGCATTAAATGGGCATTTACCCCTTACAGATCGGACTGAAAAAAGGAGGGATGAGACGATATTCATCAGAACCGGACTAAAAACCCGTGAAACCCAGATATTTGGAGGAGCAGGCGGAGGACAAGATGCCCAACGAAGTTCTTTTTCCATTCAGATACGGGCCACAGAAGTAGATATTCAGTCAGAAGCACTTGTGCCACATAAACGTTTTATGAAAGCAAAAGCGTTTACAACTGGCTCTGCTTTTGAGGTAATCTTTAGATTTCCGAAAGGATATAAGATCAGTGCCAAAGAAAATGAAAAGGAAATAATCTTTGATCAGGAAAAGTTGGATGCTTTATTTCGGCTAACGTGTATTTTAGGCGAGCTTGGAAAAAGGGTAAGACGTGGTATGGGAAGCGTAAGTGTAGAGTCTATATCAATGCCCACTCTCTTTAAATATATTTCTGTTATGACGCCTTTTTATAAAAGAGAGGACAACTTAATTGTTAATATTTTTAAAGGACGTATTGAAGATTATGGAGTAATTGAAGAAATCGAAATTGGTACCCCTACAGAAGTAGCCCCATTTCTTCTTAAGGTGAGTGAAGCCACCCATCATGGAAAAGCTAAACATAAAGAGTCTTACGAAGTTTCAATGCGGCACGCCATACCACTAGACATTTGGAAGAGTTGTAGGAATTTCATACTATTGAGGTAG